One segment of Mycolicibacterium baixiangningiae DNA contains the following:
- the htrA gene encoding serine protease HtrA has product MTNQDQAGRRMAPRPVERPPVDPAAQRAFGRPSGVRGSFLGADNRRDQGEYTPTNQTPDPVLAEAFGRPPYAGDSLQRHPADSGALDAERAGDTGDTQPDPWRDPSAPAALGTPAMPASAPVHAPAQAGKLSVRDVLFGGRVSYVALAILLLTALMVGALGGWVGNKTAETVQAFTTSKVTLETSDTGDPPEGRITKVADAVADSVVTIEAKSDQEGSQGSGVVIDDRGYIVTNNHVISEAATNPAKFKIYVVFNDGKEVPANLVGRDPKTDLAVLKVDNVDNLTVAKMGDSDTLRVGEEVIAAGAPLGLRSTVTAGIISALHRPVPLSGDGSDTDTVIDGVQTDASINHGNSGGPLINMNSEVIGINTAGKSLSDSASGLGFAIPVNEVKTVVEALIQDGRISHPTLGLTAKSVSNDVASGAQVANVKAGSAAERAGILENDVVVKVGDRDVADADEFVVAVRQLTIGEPAPIEVVRDGRPVTLTVTPTPDASTD; this is encoded by the coding sequence GTGACCAATCAGGACCAGGCTGGCCGCCGCATGGCCCCTCGCCCCGTCGAGCGGCCCCCGGTGGACCCGGCGGCACAGCGCGCCTTCGGCCGGCCCAGTGGTGTCCGCGGCTCGTTTCTCGGCGCCGACAACCGTCGCGACCAGGGGGAGTACACCCCGACGAATCAGACGCCCGACCCGGTGCTGGCCGAGGCCTTCGGCCGCCCGCCGTACGCCGGGGATTCGCTGCAGCGCCATCCGGCCGACTCAGGCGCGCTCGACGCCGAACGGGCTGGTGACACCGGCGACACCCAGCCCGATCCGTGGCGTGATCCGAGCGCACCGGCCGCGCTGGGCACCCCGGCGATGCCCGCGTCGGCGCCTGTCCACGCGCCCGCGCAGGCGGGCAAGCTCAGCGTGCGCGATGTGCTGTTCGGCGGGAGGGTCTCCTACGTCGCGCTCGCCATTCTGCTGCTCACCGCGTTGATGGTGGGCGCACTCGGCGGCTGGGTCGGCAACAAGACCGCCGAGACTGTGCAGGCGTTCACCACCTCGAAGGTCACGCTGGAGACCAGCGACACCGGCGATCCGCCGGAGGGGCGTATCACCAAAGTCGCCGACGCGGTCGCGGATTCGGTGGTGACCATCGAGGCCAAGAGCGATCAGGAGGGGTCCCAGGGATCCGGTGTGGTCATCGACGATCGCGGCTACATCGTCACCAACAACCACGTCATCTCCGAGGCGGCCACCAACCCGGCCAAGTTCAAGATCTACGTCGTGTTCAACGACGGTAAAGAGGTGCCCGCCAACCTCGTCGGTCGCGACCCCAAGACCGACCTCGCTGTACTCAAGGTCGACAACGTCGACAACCTGACAGTGGCCAAGATGGGTGACTCGGACACGCTGCGCGTCGGCGAAGAAGTGATCGCCGCCGGCGCCCCGCTGGGTCTGCGCAGCACGGTCACCGCGGGCATCATCAGCGCGCTGCACCGCCCGGTTCCGCTGTCCGGTGACGGATCCGACACCGACACCGTCATCGACGGCGTGCAGACCGACGCCTCGATCAACCACGGCAACTCCGGTGGCCCGCTGATCAACATGAACTCAGAGGTCATCGGTATCAACACCGCCGGGAAGTCGCTGTCCGACAGCGCAAGTGGCCTCGGCTTCGCCATTCCCGTCAACGAGGTCAAGACCGTCGTCGAGGCGTTGATCCAGGACGGCAGGATCTCGCATCCGACGCTGGGCCTGACCGCCAAATCCGTCAGCAACGACGTGGCCTCCGGCGCGCAGGTCGCCAACGTGAAGGCGGGCAGCGCTGCCGAGCGGGCCGGCATCCTGGAGAACGACGTCGTGGTGAAGGTGGGTGACCGCGACGTCGCGGACGCCGACGAGTTCGTGGTGGCGGTGCGTCAGCTCACAATCGGTGAGCCCGCCCCGATCGAGGTGGTTCGTGACGGGCGTCCCGTGACACTCACGGTCACGCCGACACCGGACGCCAGCACCGACTGA
- a CDS encoding lytic transglycosylase domain-containing protein — MTAARRRVARGLRKPAAGIIIIAPLVLAGAVGASAPTLPHSVSNAAVTPLAAVETAPRNPAGPSVVAVKRAPGSFRIAASTVSSPPPAVVVNSPGSLKIPAMALSAYRNAERMMAAAVPNCGLSWNLLAGIGRIESMHANGGATDSRGTPVRPIYGPALDGTLPGNEVIEMGRTADRVTYARAMGPMQFLPGTWARYASDGDGDGKSDVQNLYDSTLAAGRYLCSGGLNLRDPSQVMSAILRYNNSVAYARNVLSWAGGYATGVVPVDLPPITGPVPAIGDSHLDRNEGLGPGTPVNATGLPADDPLALVPLLSRNDASRMPGTNVPGFAPGQRLGPLPGPAPAAPATTAPAPAAPAPWVPPWMAPPPPPPPSCVVFCLENVPPPAAGPAPAPGPVAPPPGPVAPAVPLPGPAPTGPAPGPVA, encoded by the coding sequence GTGACGGCGGCCCGACGCCGCGTGGCCCGGGGACTGCGCAAACCTGCCGCCGGAATCATCATCATCGCCCCGCTGGTGCTGGCGGGCGCCGTCGGAGCGTCCGCGCCGACGCTGCCCCACTCCGTGAGCAACGCCGCGGTCACACCGCTGGCCGCTGTCGAGACGGCGCCGCGCAACCCCGCGGGTCCGTCGGTGGTGGCGGTCAAACGGGCGCCGGGGTCCTTCCGCATCGCCGCCTCCACGGTGTCCTCCCCGCCCCCGGCCGTGGTGGTCAACTCCCCCGGCAGCCTCAAGATCCCCGCGATGGCGTTGAGCGCGTACCGCAACGCCGAACGAATGATGGCCGCCGCGGTCCCCAACTGCGGGCTGAGCTGGAACCTGCTCGCCGGTATCGGCCGCATCGAGTCCATGCACGCCAACGGCGGTGCGACGGACTCGCGCGGCACACCGGTCCGGCCGATCTACGGCCCCGCGCTCGACGGCACACTGCCCGGCAACGAGGTCATCGAGATGGGCCGCACCGCCGACCGGGTCACCTACGCCCGCGCGATGGGACCGATGCAGTTCCTGCCCGGCACCTGGGCGCGCTACGCGTCCGACGGCGACGGCGACGGCAAATCAGACGTGCAGAACCTCTACGACTCGACGCTGGCCGCGGGCCGGTACCTGTGCAGTGGCGGACTGAACCTGCGCGACCCGTCGCAGGTGATGTCGGCCATCCTTCGGTACAACAACTCGGTCGCCTATGCGCGCAACGTGCTGAGCTGGGCGGGCGGTTACGCGACCGGCGTCGTCCCGGTGGACCTGCCGCCGATCACCGGACCGGTGCCCGCGATCGGCGACTCCCATCTCGACAGGAACGAAGGGCTCGGGCCCGGCACCCCGGTCAACGCGACCGGCCTGCCCGCGGACGACCCGCTGGCCCTGGTGCCGCTGCTGAGCCGCAACGACGCCAGCCGCATGCCCGGCACCAACGTGCCCGGCTTCGCGCCAGGACAACGGCTGGGTCCGCTGCCCGGCCCGGCTCCGGCCGCCCCCGCGACCACCGCCCCGGCACCGGCCGCACCCGCTCCCTGGGTGCCGCCGTGGATGGCTCCGCCGCCGCCCCCGCCGCCCAGCTGCGTGGTGTTCTGCCTCGAAAACGTCCCACCCCCCGCCGCCGGGCCGGCTCCCGCACCGGGACCTGTTGCGCCGCCGCCCGGCCCGGTGGCCCCTGCGGTTCCTCTTCCGGGCCCGGCGCCCACCGGTCCCGCGCCCGGCCCGGTGGCCTGA
- a CDS encoding HpcH/HpaI aldolase/citrate lyase family protein: MIEKAKGLPADEVFLDLEDAVAPDAKAEARTRVAVALAEPGWAAQVRGVRVNDWTTPWTYADVIEVVSTAGAHLDIIVLPKVTDISHIHALDLLLTQLETTHGLPVGRIGIEAQIENAAGLTHIDAIAAAPRVQALVLGPADMMASLNMRTLVVGEQPEGYDVGDAYHHILMRILIAARTHGVLAIDGPFLKVRDVEAFRRVAGRSAALGFDGKWVLHPDQIAAGNEIFSPRQRDYDHAELILEAYEWHTSRAGGARGAVMLGDEMIDEASRKMALVIAARGRAAGMTRQAEPFCPPS; the protein is encoded by the coding sequence ATGATCGAGAAAGCCAAGGGTTTGCCGGCCGACGAGGTGTTCCTCGATCTGGAGGATGCGGTGGCGCCGGACGCCAAGGCCGAAGCGCGCACCCGGGTGGCGGTGGCGCTGGCCGAACCCGGTTGGGCCGCACAGGTACGCGGCGTTCGGGTCAACGACTGGACCACGCCGTGGACCTACGCCGACGTCATCGAAGTCGTGTCGACCGCCGGCGCCCACCTCGACATCATCGTGTTGCCGAAGGTCACCGACATCTCACACATCCACGCACTCGATCTGCTGCTGACCCAACTCGAGACGACGCATGGACTGCCCGTCGGCCGGATCGGCATCGAGGCGCAGATCGAGAACGCCGCCGGGCTGACCCATATCGACGCGATCGCCGCGGCGCCGCGCGTCCAGGCGCTGGTGCTCGGCCCGGCCGACATGATGGCCAGCCTCAACATGCGCACCCTGGTCGTCGGCGAACAGCCCGAGGGGTACGACGTGGGCGACGCCTACCACCACATCCTGATGCGCATCCTCATCGCCGCCCGCACCCACGGTGTGCTGGCGATCGACGGGCCGTTCCTCAAGGTGCGCGACGTCGAGGCGTTCCGCCGGGTGGCGGGGCGCTCGGCGGCGCTGGGCTTCGACGGCAAGTGGGTGCTGCATCCGGATCAGATCGCCGCGGGCAACGAGATCTTCAGCCCGCGCCAACGGGATTACGACCACGCGGAGCTGATCCTCGAGGCCTACGAGTGGCACACGTCGCGCGCCGGCGGGGCCCGCGGTGCGGTGATGCTGGGCGACGAGATGATCGACGAGGCCAGCCGCAAGATGGCGCTGGTGATCGCCGCCCGTGGGCGGGCCGCGGGTATGACCCGTCAGGCTGAGCCGTTCTGTCCACCCAGCTGA
- a CDS encoding DUF1003 domain-containing protein: MSDLSARGRLDTPRTPRRITFNVDREAVGQVGERVARFLGTGRYLAVQTMIVIVWIALNMFAISLQWDPYPFILLNLAFSTQAAYAAPLILLAQNRQENRDKVSLDEDRRRAAQTKADTEYLARELAALRLSVGEVATRDYLRRELEELREMIATLLAATDADGRESGAKLDGGERRSKRSG, encoded by the coding sequence ATGAGCGACTTGTCGGCGCGCGGGCGGCTGGACACCCCGCGTACCCCGCGCCGGATCACGTTCAACGTCGACCGGGAGGCGGTCGGCCAGGTCGGCGAGCGGGTTGCGCGGTTCCTGGGCACCGGCCGGTACCTGGCGGTGCAGACGATGATCGTGATCGTCTGGATCGCGCTCAACATGTTCGCGATCTCGCTGCAGTGGGATCCGTATCCGTTCATCCTGCTCAACCTCGCGTTCTCCACGCAGGCCGCCTACGCCGCACCGTTGATCCTGCTGGCGCAGAACCGGCAGGAGAACCGCGACAAGGTGTCACTGGACGAAGACCGCAGGCGCGCCGCCCAGACGAAGGCCGACACCGAGTACCTCGCCCGCGAGCTGGCCGCGCTGCGGCTGTCCGTCGGCGAAGTGGCGACCCGTGACTACCTGCGCCGCGAACTCGAGGAACTGCGCGAGATGATCGCGACCCTGCTCGCGGCCACCGACGCCGACGGCCGCGAATCGGGCGCAAAGCTCGATGGTGGCGAACGGCGGTCGAAGCGGTCCGGCTGA
- the rseA gene encoding anti-sigma E factor RseA — translation MVDPGHVFRRAFSWLPAQFASQNDAPVGAPRQFGSTEHLSIEAVAAFVDGELRMTAHLRAANHLSLCPQCAAEVDAQSQARSALRDSQPIAIPNTLLGMLSQIPDHMPRSPVDGADQSKFAGDTTRDRRKRR, via the coding sequence ATGGTCGATCCGGGGCATGTGTTCCGTCGGGCGTTCTCCTGGTTGCCCGCTCAGTTCGCGTCCCAGAACGACGCTCCCGTGGGCGCGCCGCGGCAGTTCGGCTCCACCGAACACCTGTCCATCGAGGCCGTCGCGGCCTTCGTCGACGGTGAGTTGCGCATGACCGCACACCTGCGCGCGGCGAATCATCTGTCGCTCTGCCCCCAGTGCGCCGCCGAGGTCGACGCGCAGAGTCAAGCCCGGTCGGCATTGCGGGACTCCCAGCCGATCGCGATACCGAACACCCTGCTCGGAATGTTGTCGCAGATCCCGGATCACATGCCGCGGTCACCGGTCGACGGCGCAGACCAGTCGAAGTTTGCTGGCGACACTACGCGGGACCGGCGTAAGCGCCGGTAG
- a CDS encoding magnesium transporter MgtE N-terminal domain-containing protein has product MSAVNRVYAARLAGMVVLGPDGESIGRVRDVVISISIVRQQPRVLGLVVELLSRRRIFVPILRVTAIEPSAVTLTTANVSLRKFLQRPGEVLVVGQVLETRVRVDDPDLTQLAGIDVVVVDLGIEQSRTRDWLVTRVAVRTQRRLGRRSNIHVVEWHHVQGLTPSGLAMPDQGVASLLEQFEGQRAVEVAEAIRELPPKRRYEVVNALDDERLADVLQELPMDDQADVLRQMKTERAADVLEAMDPDDAADLLGSMTPADAETLLRRMDPEDSEDVRRLLSHSPDTAGGLMTSEPVVLAPDVTVAEALARVRDPDLTPALASLAFVARPPTATPTGHYLGCVHLQRLLREPPATLVSGILDTDLPNLSPEDSLGAVTRYFAAYNLVCGPVVDEENHLLGAVSVDDVLDHLLPDDWRDRVEEPELSGTEGTS; this is encoded by the coding sequence ATGTCGGCGGTGAACAGGGTCTACGCAGCGCGGCTCGCGGGAATGGTGGTCCTCGGCCCGGACGGGGAGTCGATCGGCCGTGTGCGCGATGTGGTGATCAGCATCAGCATCGTCCGCCAGCAGCCCCGTGTCCTCGGCCTCGTCGTCGAATTGCTCAGCCGCCGTAGGATTTTCGTCCCGATCCTGCGAGTCACCGCCATCGAGCCCAGTGCGGTCACGCTGACGACGGCCAATGTGTCACTGCGTAAATTCCTGCAACGCCCCGGGGAGGTCCTGGTGGTTGGCCAGGTCCTGGAAACCCGGGTGCGCGTCGACGATCCCGACCTCACCCAGCTCGCCGGAATCGACGTCGTGGTGGTCGATCTCGGTATCGAGCAGAGCCGCACGCGCGACTGGCTGGTGACCCGCGTCGCGGTGCGCACCCAGCGGCGGCTCGGGCGGCGCTCCAACATCCACGTCGTCGAATGGCACCACGTGCAGGGCCTCACGCCGTCCGGTCTGGCAATGCCCGACCAGGGGGTGGCCTCGCTGCTCGAGCAGTTCGAGGGTCAGCGGGCGGTCGAGGTCGCCGAGGCGATCCGCGAACTGCCACCGAAGCGCCGGTACGAGGTGGTCAACGCGCTCGACGACGAACGGCTCGCCGACGTGCTCCAGGAACTGCCGATGGACGATCAGGCCGACGTGCTGCGCCAGATGAAGACCGAGCGCGCCGCCGACGTGCTCGAGGCGATGGACCCCGACGACGCCGCCGACCTGCTCGGCTCCATGACGCCCGCCGACGCCGAGACGCTGCTGCGGCGGATGGATCCCGAGGACTCCGAGGACGTGCGCCGGTTGCTGAGCCACTCCCCCGACACCGCGGGCGGGCTGATGACGTCCGAGCCGGTGGTGCTGGCCCCCGACGTCACGGTGGCCGAGGCCCTGGCCCGGGTGCGTGACCCCGACCTGACCCCGGCGCTGGCGTCGCTGGCGTTCGTCGCGCGGCCGCCCACCGCCACGCCCACCGGGCACTACCTCGGTTGCGTGCACCTGCAGCGACTCCTGCGCGAACCGCCAGCCACGCTGGTCAGCGGAATCCTCGACACCGACCTGCCGAACCTGAGCCCGGAGGATTCGCTCGGCGCGGTGACCCGGTACTTCGCGGCCTACAATCTCGTCTGCGGTCCGGTCGTCGACGAGGAGAACCACCTGCTGGGTGCGGTGTCCGTCGACGACGTCCTGGACCACCTGCTTCCCGACGACTGGCGCGACCGGGTCGAGGAACCCGAGCTGTCCGGTACCGAAGGGACGTCATGA
- the tatB gene encoding Sec-independent protein translocase protein TatB, protein MFANIGWGEMLILVIAGLVILGPERLPGAIRWTSSALRQARDYVSGATTQLRQDFGPEFEDLREPITELQKLRGMTPRAALTKHLLDGDDSFFTGKFDQQANGKPEAGQEKPVTQVNPPPSAPTATPFDSDAT, encoded by the coding sequence ATGTTCGCCAACATCGGCTGGGGGGAGATGCTGATCCTGGTGATCGCCGGGCTGGTGATCCTGGGACCGGAACGGCTGCCCGGTGCGATCCGCTGGACGTCCAGCGCGCTGCGTCAGGCCCGCGATTACGTCAGCGGCGCGACGACCCAGCTGCGTCAGGACTTCGGCCCCGAGTTCGAGGACCTCCGCGAACCCATCACCGAACTGCAGAAGCTGCGCGGGATGACGCCGCGCGCGGCGCTGACCAAACACCTGCTCGACGGTGACGACTCGTTCTTCACCGGCAAGTTCGACCAGCAGGCGAACGGTAAACCGGAAGCCGGTCAGGAAAAGCCGGTCACCCAGGTGAACCCGCCGCCGAGCGCTCCGACGGCCACACCGTTCGACAGCGACGCGACCTAG
- a CDS encoding O-methyltransferase yields MASTDDPAGQPRHEPPGQQRPSRAEAIVAHAEQSISEDAIVAAARERAVDIGAGAVTPAVGALLSVLARLTGGKAVVEVGTGAGVSGLWLLSGMREDGVLTTIDVEPEHQRIAKQAFSEAGIGPGRTRLISGRAQDVLTRLADDSYDLVFIDADPVDQPQFVVEGVRLLRSGGAIVVHRAALGGRAGDAGAHDAEVGAVREAARLIAEDERLTPVLIPLGDGLLAAARD; encoded by the coding sequence ATGGCCAGCACCGACGACCCAGCAGGTCAGCCGCGACACGAACCCCCAGGTCAGCAGCGGCCGAGCCGCGCCGAAGCGATCGTCGCACACGCCGAGCAGTCCATCTCCGAGGATGCGATCGTCGCGGCGGCCCGTGAACGTGCCGTGGACATCGGCGCCGGGGCGGTCACGCCGGCGGTCGGCGCGCTGCTGTCCGTGCTCGCGCGCCTGACCGGGGGGAAGGCCGTCGTCGAGGTCGGCACGGGCGCCGGGGTGAGCGGCCTGTGGCTGCTGTCGGGCATGCGCGAGGACGGCGTGCTGACGACCATCGACGTCGAACCGGAACATCAGCGGATCGCCAAGCAGGCGTTCTCCGAGGCCGGTATCGGACCGGGCCGCACGCGGTTGATCAGCGGGCGCGCCCAGGATGTGCTCACCCGGCTGGCCGACGACTCCTACGACCTGGTCTTCATCGACGCCGACCCGGTCGACCAGCCGCAGTTCGTGGTCGAGGGGGTGCGGCTGCTGCGCTCCGGCGGGGCGATCGTGGTGCACCGCGCGGCACTCGGCGGACGTGCCGGTGACGCCGGCGCCCACGACGCGGAGGTCGGCGCGGTACGCGAGGCGGCCCGCCTGATCGCCGAAGACGAACGGTTGACCCCGGTGCTCATCCCGCTGGGCGACGGACTGCTCGCCGCCGCACGCGACTGA
- a CDS encoding Mrp/NBP35 family ATP-binding protein has translation MSQTPDERQTAIRAALAKVIDPELRRPITELGMVKNVTIAPDDSVHVEVYLTTAACPKRTEITEQVQKAVADVPGTGAVRVSLDVMNDEQRTELRKQLRGDSREPVIPFAQPGSLTRVYAVASGKGGVGKSSVTVNVAAAMAARGLTVGVLDADIYGHSVPRMMGTADRPTQVDSMILPPIAHDVKVISIAMFTQGNTPVVWRGPMLHRALQQFLADVFWGDLDVLLLDLPPGTGDVAISVAQLIPGAEILVVTTPQLAAAEVAERAGAIALQTRQRIVGVVENMSGLLMPDGTVMNLFGEGGGRQVAERLTRAVGADVPLLGQVPLDPALVAAGDSGVPLVLSAPDSPAGKELRGVADALSARKRGLAGMSLGLDPAGR, from the coding sequence ATGTCCCAAACTCCCGATGAGCGCCAGACGGCGATCCGTGCCGCGCTGGCCAAGGTGATCGACCCCGAGCTGCGACGACCGATCACCGAGCTCGGCATGGTCAAGAACGTCACGATCGCGCCGGACGACAGCGTGCACGTCGAGGTGTACCTGACCACCGCCGCGTGCCCGAAGCGCACCGAGATCACCGAGCAGGTCCAGAAGGCGGTCGCCGATGTGCCCGGCACCGGCGCGGTCCGCGTGAGCCTCGATGTGATGAACGACGAGCAGCGCACCGAGCTGCGCAAGCAGCTGCGCGGCGACTCCCGCGAGCCGGTGATCCCGTTCGCCCAGCCCGGCTCGCTGACCCGGGTCTACGCCGTCGCCTCCGGGAAGGGCGGCGTCGGAAAGTCGAGCGTCACGGTCAACGTCGCGGCGGCGATGGCGGCGCGCGGGCTCACCGTCGGCGTGCTCGACGCCGACATCTACGGCCACTCCGTGCCCCGCATGATGGGCACCGCCGATCGGCCCACCCAGGTCGATTCGATGATCCTGCCGCCCATCGCGCACGACGTGAAGGTCATCTCGATCGCGATGTTCACCCAGGGCAACACCCCCGTGGTGTGGCGCGGGCCGATGCTGCACCGGGCGCTGCAGCAGTTCCTCGCCGACGTGTTCTGGGGCGATCTCGACGTCCTGCTGCTCGACCTGCCGCCCGGTACCGGCGACGTGGCGATCTCGGTCGCCCAGCTGATCCCCGGCGCCGAGATCCTGGTCGTCACCACCCCGCAGCTGGCGGCCGCCGAGGTGGCCGAGCGGGCCGGGGCGATCGCCCTGCAGACCCGCCAGCGCATCGTGGGTGTGGTCGAGAACATGTCCGGCCTGCTGATGCCGGATGGCACCGTCATGAATCTGTTCGGTGAAGGCGGTGGACGCCAGGTCGCCGAGCGGCTGACCCGCGCGGTCGGCGCCGACGTCCCGCTGCTCGGCCAGGTGCCGCTGGACCCTGCGCTGGTCGCTGCCGGCGATTCGGGCGTCCCGCTGGTGCTGTCGGCGCCCGACTCGCCTGCGGGTAAGGAACTCCGCGGCGTCGCCGACGCACTGTCGGCCCGCAAACGCGGGCTGGCCGGGATGTCGCTGGGACTGGATCCCGCCGGACGCTAG
- the sigE gene encoding RNA polymerase sigma factor SigE, translating into MEHGRRLRFGNRDLAHRVALDDQPTNPVGHDLEDPTTTTTAAAQAAPVSMAHLEQFSDSDWIESTDELTGTAVFDATGDKKSMPSWDELVRQHADRVYRLAYRLSGNQHDAEDLTQETFIRVFRSVQNYQPGTFEGWLHRITTNLFLDMVRRRGRIRMEALPEDYDRVPADDPNPEQIYHDSRLGPDLQAALDSLPPEFRAAVVLCDIEGLSYEEIGATLGVKLGTVRSRIHRGRQALRDYVAHHVPDAAASA; encoded by the coding sequence ATGGAACACGGGAGGCGTCTTCGCTTCGGGAATAGGGATCTCGCCCATCGTGTTGCCCTCGATGACCAGCCGACGAATCCTGTCGGCCATGACCTGGAGGATCCGACGACCACCACGACTGCGGCAGCACAGGCTGCCCCCGTTTCGATGGCGCACCTCGAGCAGTTCAGCGATTCGGACTGGATCGAGTCGACCGACGAGCTCACCGGAACGGCCGTGTTCGACGCCACCGGCGACAAGAAGTCCATGCCGTCCTGGGACGAACTCGTGCGTCAGCACGCCGACCGGGTGTACCGGTTGGCCTACCGACTCTCGGGCAACCAGCACGATGCCGAGGACCTGACCCAGGAGACGTTCATCCGCGTCTTCCGCTCGGTGCAGAACTACCAGCCGGGCACGTTCGAGGGCTGGCTGCACCGCATCACCACCAACCTGTTCCTCGACATGGTCCGGCGCCGTGGCCGCATTCGTATGGAGGCGTTGCCCGAGGACTACGACCGGGTGCCCGCCGACGATCCGAACCCCGAGCAGATCTACCACGACTCCCGGCTCGGGCCGGATTTGCAGGCCGCGCTCGATTCGCTGCCCCCGGAGTTCCGCGCCGCGGTCGTGCTGTGCGACATCGAAGGCCTGTCCTACGAGGAGATCGGTGCCACGCTCGGAGTGAAGCTGGGCACGGTGCGTAGCCGGATCCACCGCGGCCGCCAAGCGTTGCGCGACTACGTGGCCCACCACGTACCGGATGCGGCTGCATCGGCCTGA